In one window of Hyla sarda isolate aHylSar1 chromosome 1, aHylSar1.hap1, whole genome shotgun sequence DNA:
- the LOC130313066 gene encoding homeobox protein notochord-like: MLHNPVYPAFGHHFAQPPTMPVATEVQRSPKISFNIDSILAKADKPVPKVYVDRGGWQTPSPPSVHYGYSYGAMPYPPVWLYKPAAGYSNYAQSQQQIRLPRGDCMCSDPLCKEKGIAYTHCPGSPVGSMSWRAASCKLKRIRTVFTPEQLERLEKEFLKQQYMVGTERVDLAATLNLSETQVKVWFQNRRIKWRKQSLEQKKAKLSQYGVLPADQVSDHTDEREMEDEDDVDVEL, encoded by the exons ATGCTCCACAATCCAGTCTATCCAGCCTTTGGCCATCACTTTGCTCAGCCTCCCACCATGCCAGTAGCTACAGAGGTTCAGAGGAGCCCCAAGATCTCCTTCAACATTGACTCCATCCTTGCTAAGGCAGATAAACCTGTCCCCAAAGTCTATGTGGACAGAGGCGGCTGGCAGAccccctctccaccctcagtgCACTATGGCTACTCCTATGGGGCCATGCCCTACCCTCCAGTGTGGCTCTACAAACCTGCGGCTGGCTACTCCAACTatgcccagtcccagcagcagatCAGGCTGCCCAGAGGAGACTGTATGTGCTCCGACCCCCTGTGCAAGGAGAAAG GAATTGCATACACACATTGCCCTGGCAGCCCGGTTGGGTCTATGTCCTGGAGGGCAGCATCTTGTAAGCTGAAGAGGATCAGGACTGTCTTTACTCCAGAACAGCTGGAAAGGCTGGAGAAAGAGTTTCTGAAGCAGCAGTACATGGTGGGGACAGAGAGGGTGGACCTGGCTGCTACACTCAACCTCTCAGAGACACAG GTGAAGGTCTGGTTCCAGAACCGTCGCATCAAGTGGAGGAAGCAGAGCCTGGAGCAGAAGAAGGCCAAGCTGTCTCAGTACGGCGTCCTCCCCGCAGACCAAGTCTCCGACCACACAGACGAAAGGGAGATGGAGGACGAGGACGACGTAGACGTAGAGCTCTAG